Genomic window (Vigna unguiculata cultivar IT97K-499-35 chromosome 10, ASM411807v1, whole genome shotgun sequence):
TTATCTTATATAGTATATAACTTTGTCATCTTTATCTGATGTAGATTTAGATTCATAGTTGAATTATTTCTGATAAAATTATACACAGATAAAGTTATATACAGAATCTTCATAAAAGAACATTAGGAAAGTGTATATGTGACTTAGTCTACTAACAAAATAACACGTTATGATAAGAAGAAAGATTGATTAGTGTGAAAGAATAATTACATGATGCATCATGTTGGTGAAATTCATAGGAGTTGATCGAAGTCAAGGGAACATGAAAATATGCATTGATATGGTTGGAGATAAAGGTGAAATAGGATAAGTGTAGAGTTGCTGTTAAAGTTTTTTTCTGGTTTTGTACTATAGCGTTTGCCGGGCCGAATTTGACTGAAAATCCCTTTACAAGATCTTCATGCTTGTTCATTCAGTATGCATCAATGTTGTAAAAGTAACAGTGACTCAAacaagactttgtccattaccAACCCATCATGCCAACACCAGAACCTCTAACGATAACTCAGAAATGACCACTTATTTCCTTCCACTACCACGCAGATCACATCACCATGTGCTTTCATCAAGTGTTTATCTGAATATGACAGAAGAGATATAGCTAACACACGTGTCTGTGACTCATGTGTTCATATTGCTACTAAGATGCTATGATCTTAATACGGAGTGGAGAAAGTTAGGCCAAAAGTAGAGTTTTTGTAGCTTCAatactatttcaatttcaaGCTCAATGCTGCCACTTCAATTAagccttttttctttctttggtaCAATTTATggcttttttttgtttttgaatgtGATTGCATAAGAGATTAATTTAAAGAGTGATAAGATGACTTAATGATTAAacgaaagagaaagaaaaaaaaagtcataaatTTGAAGTCTTGCTaacaatttaaagaaataaagtatATTTGATGAATTTAGAACGAAGGACAAGAAATCAATTTTGTACATATGTTTAAAGAATAAATGATCAATTTAGTGTATGAAAATGTATTCTATTGTCATGTTAATATCTACAACTAGCCAGGAAAACAAGTCCTTGAAGTTTAtgaagattttatttaaattcctaAAATTGAAGAGAAATTGGACTCATATTGTACTAACCAACATTCATATCTCTCTaactttgaaatatatatttagatgaAGACTCATTtcccttattttatttataaaaaatattttctatttttttttgataaaaaaactttaatttcgttattttatttaaaaatttgccaatttaatattttaaaaatatatataaaagatgtcAGTgacatttattataatatagaaCAAGTTAATGTCTATTTAACAATCAGAACAAACGTTGCTGTCATCCCccaaaaacataagaaaaaagtttaattttaaagctagaaaaaatatgaattcgAGTTAGCATTAAGAGATAGAAGCATTATTTTTCcgtaatattaattgtttttatttttggttcataGTACAAAAATTTAAGGGATCATAATTACGTATGTAAGGACCAAAACTGAGAAAGGAATTTAATATAAGCCTAATGTAGCCTTAAAAattaaggtattttaattttcttcagTTCCAGTTCCATTGAACATTTTGTCCACTTCTGACACATTCTAAAAGTAAATATCCAATAATGATGTTTCATCTTTATTTACAAAAACTGTCTCAACAAATTGATATGTAAAACAGTTCTTCAGGATAAATTGAACCAAAACACACacctttatatatatgtatatataataatccACCCCTCTTCACTACATGCTATGATTTATGAAATGGGAACCAAGAAATAGAGCACTATGAAATTTCTGATCTTTACTTTGCTGAGCATTGCTTTTCTGGTACATGGATGAACaatggaataaaaaaatagactaGTTGAAGAATGTGGTTCAGCATGGACGAGGTACTAAACTCAATAGACAAAAGAACATACAGGAGTTTACAAAAGTGGAGTATCCAACAAAAGCAACACCTTCACTTGGATAGCCAGTAGATGAAAATCAGAAATGTGCATACGGCTGCAACAAGGGAAAGTATAATGGTATCCATTGACTTTTTCCTCTTTATTGCCGAAAGTATGGTATTTACCtgaaacattattaaaaaactGCTACATCAAACACCAAAATATACCAAAGGGTTTATAGTCGTTGAGAAATTGTAGTTATATATATGACTTGAGTTGTACAGATATAAGGCATTTGACATcacttttaactcaaaattttaagacaatgaaTTCATggattttttatcttcaaagtgtttaattttgtcttttctaCTTAACGTGGAACTTTGACTTACATTTGGATTATTCCCAAACAACACGCGAGATGTAAATGGCTACAAGGAAATGATTTAAACACCAAAATCCATGATGATGAGAATCATACCGTTGGGAGACGACTGCTAACGTTGCCAAGCTTTGAATTGATACCACCAAATGTTGAACGTTGGAATACAAGTGCTCCTAGTGTTGCTTGTGCTTGTGAAATAACATTGTCCATCTGCAGCCAAAAAAATCGGTAGAACAATTCAAACTAAGACTAGTAAAATTGGACATAAGGTAAAAATCTAAGTGTTTAAGTATAACAGTTCAAAGTGTAGGAAAAAAGgttcatatataatataagtatAACATATGCTGGCAACACCTGGATtgagaagaaacaaaaacagCATTTTAAATCAGAAAAGTGAAACTAGGTGTGTTTGTATCACTAACATGTCCTGTATTTCGGCTGATAGATGCACGCTCTTTAAGGAGTGCATGCTGTTCAGTGTCTACACCTTGTTCCAAGTCTAATCTTGTCCGatcaaattctttaaaatctTCCAGCAGTGAAGCATGTTCTTGCTTAGCTAGAAGACTTGAACGAAGGCGATAAAATTCCTGCAGTTCATTACATTCAGCTTAGTGCAAAAAGTTTAAAGGTTTGAAGACAgtaagtaattaataaaaaaaacaaaataaaacattactaGGTAAAACTTATGTCGAAGATCTAAGAGCAAATTATGGAAATAATATATAGTGACACTTAGAAAATTAGTATCAAGTATCACTTCATGCAAACCATCAAAGACTCCGAAAAAGAAATTGGGATACAACACAGGGAGAGGGATCATAGTAGCATTGAATACTAGTAGACAATACCTGGGTGAGATCTTGAAGAATTTCTTGGTGTCTAGTCAAAGTGTGAGAAACCATTTCTGAACCACCAGATGACACCCAAGCTTGCATCTGAGCATTTACTTGTTGGAGTTGTTTTAGTAATCGCTCAATCCAAGACTCTAGATCACTCTCTGAGGCATCAGCTTTTGAAGAAGCATTAGCAGAAACCATTTTACGATAAGAATTCATCTGCTCATCCAACTGAGCTTCAAGTTTTCTCGCCTGAAAGAAATTTGGAGGAAAAACTATAAATCATTttcctaaaatatttataaactagGTAACTACTAAGGAAGTCAAAACCAAAAGTATCAAATTTCACTTCTTTttcattattgttatcattactATGATGATTATGTTATTATGACTAAGGAAAAGAAACAAGCTGTAAACACATTGAACAACACTTAAACTAGCAAATAAAACAGGTCAACTAAAATCCACACTTTCATGATGAAGGAATGTCCCAAaagatttaatatatatatttcaaaatatacagGAATTGCAAGCTTCAAGTTGTAAGGACTGACAACTAAAATTCCATAAtattatgtaaatttatatcacgtaacactatttttttctctttatatacTACATCAACCATCTTATTTGTATCTCACACTTTCTATCTTTTCATCTCTCTCTTTATTTGTACAAATACAATTTATCTATTGCATAAGGTTTTTATCAGAACTCCAGCAAATACCCCATACCAGGTCTGTATAGATAAAGAAAAGGCAAACACAGAGAAGCATATCTAAAAAATACTGATTTTAACCGTCGGTACATGAAACAAAAGGTTGGAATCGTACAACTTAACTATTTCGCAGAGTTATTAAAACAGAGCAATTCACAACTTGAATCATACCATTTGATGTGATTCAGCTAGATACAATTTGTATCTTAAGATGAATTTCAAATGTATATGAATCTTATGATAAATGATTGGATTGATACAATTTCAAACAATCCATATGAATCACACGTTCCACAATTCATTGttatttccttttttacttATCCTTCTGCCATTCGCatgaaagaaattgaaaagtcATATAAGCTTAGAgtgataaatgaaaaagaattgAAGAAACATTTCTAAACTGTTTCTATTTAATTATACGGctactttctttctcacttaCTTGTTCAATGCATAAAACTTTCTTCATTTCCACTCTTCCAATGCAGAGCCTTCACGGACTCACTGATAGTTTTGTTATACAAGGCGTGTTATCTAACTTTAAATTATTACATTGAACACCATGAATCATAtctatatgatatatttatagttatttttcaTCGTCTTTGAAGAATGTTATGATTTGATACAAATTATTATGATTTGGCACCTTCGAAAGATCTTCTCCTACTCGAAATTAATAGATCAGAATAGGAAAACCTTATTTCCTAAACAAATCAGATGTATTCCTAACATATAAAATGAACCTAATTCTATAATTGAATTCATCAATACACTGCCGTAAACCTGCAACTCGACAAATCAAACCATATTCAAAGCACAGATAGAAAAAAGGGTAGATCCCCATCCCATGAATTCCCCATCACCGACAAAATGAAGAAACCCCATAAGAAAAAGATGGAAACTTGGAGCACTCGAATTATGCATGCATCATTCCCAACATACCCAGATGCATAATCTGAAAAAAGAAagcataaaaatagaaaatttggaACCTGCTTGCGAAGGGCATCCCAGGAACTCGGAACCTCCATGgatcagaaacaaaagaaagatcaaaaatcaaaagttgttttattttttgatggAATAACAGTGAATCGTTGTTGATGGCGTTTTGAGGTTGTTCGGCGATGAAGACGGGTCGTCTGCTCCCACGAACAGACGACTTGCAATTGCTcgctttctctttcttttttctgtttaatgatttattttctttcgCGTTTTTCAATCAACAGAgacgaaaaagaaaataaaaatgagtttgCTTGCTTTATAATCCAGAATTTTTTAGATAGATCTGAATCCTTTCCTTCCTTAGATAAGACGTGTATGGAGCAATTCATGcattataatataatcaaatactaataaaaactaactaatttagtttatttttcttacattttttaaacCCATATATTAATCATTAACAGTGACTTTTAAAGTTGTcttgtgtttatatatataatctataataaCATGCAATAGaaacctaaaaaataaaattaataaaagatacCACAATTTGTTTTATAACTATGTCTTGTAAAATGTTATttctgttataaaataaaggtaataagagagacaaaggagaggaagaatagagaatgagagagtagggagcaacttctgtttgtatgtgtgtcttattactgataggacgagtcctatttataggtacaatatggtaacccagaaaggatataaaatcaaatagtaaatacaaaatattacatcataaagagtaatgaataatatgattatcaatcatatgagtaattgtataaatcaatggacgaccattaattcataacactcccccttgggtgtccattgataaaagaatgtgcctcgttaaaaccttactaggaaaaaccctttgggataaaaacctagtgaaggaaaaagagtacatcattctatataatattgttctttgcatcttctatttctccccctcatgtaaacttacatcattaagatggcggagtccaatcctatgaaccaattgctcaaaagttctccttggtaaagattttgtaaataaatctgctagattttcacatgagcgaatcttttggatctctacatcaccatttctttgaagatcatgagtgaaaaagaattttggaagaatatgttttgttctgtctcctttaatatatccttctttcaattgagcaatgcatgcactattgtcttcatatatcgttgttggtttcatttttcccaaggataaaccacaagtttgtcgcacatgttgaattatagaccttaaccaaacgcattcacgacttgcctcatgtaatgctaaaatttctgcatgatttgacgatgttgctgttattgtttgtttcacagatcgccatgaaatcgctgtgccaccacatgtgaacaaatatcctgtttgtgatcgaccattatgaggatctgataaataacctgcatctgcataacccattagatctaattttgaatcatttgggtaaaacaagcccatattcatagtgcctttaaggtaacggagtatttgttttactccattccaatgtcttcttgtaggtgaagaactatatcttgctaacaaatttacagcaaatgctatatcgggtcgagtataattagcaagatacattagtgctcctatagcactaagatatggtacttcaggaccaagtagttcttcatctttttcttgaggtctaaaagggtctttatcaacatctaatgacctcaccaccattggagtgcatagtgaatgtgatttgtccatatagaactttttaagcactttcgttatataagcttcttgatgtacaagaacacctttgtttaaatactcaatttgtaatcccaaacaaaactttgtccttccaagatccttcatctcaaattctttctttaaacaatcaattgcctttgtgagctcattaggagttccaactatgtttatgtcatctacataaacagcaattatggcaaattcattctcggatcttttcatataaatacaaggacaaatagggtcatttttatacccttcctttaataagtactcacttagacggttataccacatacgtcctgattgtttcaatccataaagggacttattcaattttattgaataatcctttttagaatttgctttgttgggcacattaaatccttcagggagtttcatataaatatcattttccaaagagccatacaaataggctgtaacaacatccatgaggtgcaaattcaaaccttcttgtgcaacaaggctaattaaatatctaaatgttgttgcatccaatactggagaatatgtctcctcaaaatcaataccaggtctttgtgaaaaaccttgagcaactaaccgtgctttgtatctaacaatttcaccattctcatttcgtttttgtacaaaaacccatctgtacccaataggttttacaccctcaggtgtgcgaactacaggtccaaaaacctttcgtttagcaagcgaatctaattctgcttggattgcatctttccattttggccaatcatttctttgccgacaatcttcaattgtcattgcttcttgatcatcattgtcacttatgacatcctttgctacattatatgcaaaaacctcgtcaatattgactttatttcgattccatattttatgattcatgacataatttattgagatctcatcattttcaacaatttcaggtacctgaggttcttctggaaccgaatcattgattatgtcaaaagaatcttttgggacttttaccccctcgattaggccatcttgccttttttccctttttctcacacgaggatttttatctttggaacccaaaggcctaccacgctttaggcgtgtttgagattcatttgctatattagattgtccaacaggaatatcaattctgattggagtattagcagcgggtatatgcgacttagttaccctttttgtgtcagtaaaagcatctggtaattggttggccaatttttgtaaatgaattatccgttgaacttctagttcacactcttttgtacgaggatcaagatgagataatgataattcattccaaccaatatctttttccagtttctttctttctccccctaacgttggaaaaattgattcatcaaaatgactatcagcaaatcgagctgtaaataagtcacctgttgatggttcaagatattttattatcgatggagaatcatatccaacatatattcccaaacgtctttgaggacccatcatagtcctttttggtggggaaattgggacatatacagcacacccaaaaattcttaaatgagaaatatttggttgttgaccaaaaaccaactgtaaaggagagtatttgtgataacttgttggtctgatgcgaatcaatactgcagcatgcagaattgcatatccccaagtagtcattggaagattagctttcataagtaaaggtcgtgcaatcaattttagacgttttatcaatgattctgcaagtccattttgagtatgaacatgtgctactggatgttcaacttcaattccaattgacatacaatactcattaaaagcatgagatgtaaattcaccagcattatcaagacgaattttcttaattggataatctgggaagtgggctcttaacttgatcaattgtgctaataacttagcaaatgcttgatttcgagttgatagtaaacaaatatgtgaccatctagtggacgcatcaattaataccatgaaatatctaaatgatccacatggtgggtgtattggaccacaaatatcaccttgtattcgttctaaaaatgagattgactcatttctaattttttctggtgatggtcttattatcaattttccctgcgaacatgcagtacatgagaaatcattggactgaagaagcttttgacttttaagtggatgtccacatgagttttcagctatttttcgcatcatgatatatccaggatgacccaaccgatcatgccaaacaagaaattcattcttatttgtaagcttctggcttacaataacatgcgtctcaatcgcattaatatatgtgtagtacaagccataagagaaggctgataatttctccaatacacattttttatttgactcaatttgagtgatataaagatattcaacatctccttcattatttgtctcaatatgatatccatttagacgaatatccttgaaacttaataagtttctattggacttaggagaataaaatgcatttttaatatgcaatcttgtacctcttggcagaagtactgtagctcttccagagccttcaattatatttgtagtaccagaaatagtactaacattgacttctcgcattaccaaagtagagaaaaatttattactcttgagaattgtatgagttgttgcactatcagcaaggcacagatcctcatcattggtgttaatgccaatattcattcttcatataaacataaatatcaatattagagattactttgtaagaggagagaaagaaaaaaaaaataaaataaaatagaggattttattcataaaaacataaaaacttgtacatataaaagcaacatgaattaaatataaaacattgtcttaaaaattaatcataaaataaaactattttctaacactcccatcaccaataaggtgatcaatgcttccatcgggtttagaaaagaaatcaccaatatcaagatgagtagtatccatatgaccataatcagaatcaccatcttcataagcaaagtgtgtttctacattcttctttttaagtgattcttggtagagttcaacaagatgctttggtgtataacaggcacgggtccaatgacctttactaccacaacggtaacatatattttcagcctttttgccattattttcacccctttctttttcctttttcgcattcttgttccacttctgttgatgaagtttctctttgaaatttcctttataaccatgtccacgaccatgattaattgcacgaccacgaccacgaccatggctacgaccacggccaaaattacgaccacgattattattatggtcttgacctcgtccatgattatatggatcagatgttgctgcattcacttctgggaatggagcagaaccagttggtcgggcctcatgatttttcatcaagagctcattattttgttcagccacaagaaggcatgaaatcaattcataatattgattgctccattcacttctgggaatggagcagattaggcggatctcatgatttttcatcaaaagctttattgctttgtccagccagccatgcataggcatgaaataaattcacaatatttgtgaagtctcttttcacaatatttttgttatgagcaaattagttgctttatttctttatttaatggtatcccaatatccattgcatctaaatatatttcaacatttaaaatccaatataaggaattcttccttacaatatcaagggtcacaaatccaaattttgcaacgtttcgcgtgtttaaaactaacacataaaataataatattaataataatcatcatcatcaaaataataatattaataataatcatcgtcataataaaaatattatgacagagaattttgcaacgtttcgcgtgtttaaaactagcacataaaatattaatataatcaaatttcatgtatgaaattattaaaatcaaataataataataataataatatgacagagaaaaataaatcaaacaattatcattacacaaaaaaaaatgagataaagtttgtgaatgagaaaaagattagaaagaacctcggttaaggaatatagagcgttgttcttggggagaaaaaaaaaatatgccttcacgctcagttggataaccctcgtgctgataacgtgttataaaataaaggtaataagagagacaaaggagaggaagaatagagaatgagagagtagggagcaacttctgtttgtatgtgtgtcttattactgataggacgagtcctatttataggtacaatatggtaacccagaaaggatataaaatcaaatagtaaatacaaaatattacatcataaagagtaatgaataatatgattatcaatcatatgagtaattgtataaatcaatggacgaccattaattcataacaatttcttattatttaaaacaaaaaactacTTAACCCACACAAAAAAATTAGGTAAAGTCCTTAAATCCTTCAACTTAAGTATGGCGTCTTCAATTAATGTAAACATGTAGGATTGGGTTGATTCACAAAGTTaggttttcttttatgttttgatAATTGTTAtgctaaatttatttatttttttcattccatTTCAATGAGTAatgtaaatgttattttatatttccatATTAATTCACGATGATAGATTACGATCGAGAAAGTTTTAAGATGTTTCAATAATATAACATTATCAtgtttatgatattattttaaattatttattttgattacatGGTATagtcaatttataatttttgtcttGAAAATTTGTGAGTCAacctaaattcatatatttactACTAgttaaattaggttaaaatcTTTAATTCAATCCAATTCGTCTCTAAGCATGCTGATTTACGGTACTAATATATATTgcgaattttgttttaatttgtttttcataataaatattttcaaattgttataaaaaataatttaaaataaactattattaattgttttgtaaaatattttgtataaaataattttaaaataattttgtaaaaaataattgtaaattttataattttgtaataaataattataaattatttattaattaaaattcttaaaaagatTGTATAACAAAATCTTATAACAATACAGAAAAATtctatgaaattatgaaaaactGTAGTAGTGCTAGGTTTATTTTGTCTGactttgaaagagaaaataagttacaatttaaaaatatgtaagaaataaaataaaacttttaattgtttgatagaataaaactaaaaaacaaatctTGAAAGTGCTTTTAAATTTCTAcattaatagaaataaaaaagagagagattattgaaaaataaataggaaTATATAGATTTCATAAATTGTTTTTCCCCTTCTATGTACtacacaaacaaaattaattctCTTTCATTTATATCTTCTTCTCACTACCAAACAAGACATCATTAAGTCAAGTCACTTTATCAACACGTTGATTTCACTTGGTGTTGCACAATTATTCCTCATGCATAattcaaaaattgatttttaagaaATCTTGacgtataaataaataataaaagaaataacaaaaaattattttgttctctAAGATTTAAGCTCTCCCACTGTTTTTAAACATAGTATCTTAATTTGGATTAATTGTCTG
Coding sequences:
- the LOC114165879 gene encoding Golgi SNAP receptor complex member 1-1, which codes for MEVPSSWDALRKQARKLEAQLDEQMNSYRKMVSANASSKADASESDLESWIERLLKQLQQVNAQMQAWVSSGGSEMVSHTLTRHQEILQDLTQEFYRLRSSLLAKQEHASLLEDFKEFDRTRLDLEQGVDTEQHALLKERASISRNTGHMDNVISQAQATLGALVFQRSTFGGINSKLGNVSSRLPTVNTILSAIKRKKSMDTIILSLVAAVCTFLIFIYWLSK